The sequence below is a genomic window from Setaria italica strain Yugu1 chromosome IV, Setaria_italica_v2.0, whole genome shotgun sequence.
GGATGGCCTCAATCGGAATGTACCTTCAGAAAGGGGAACAATGTTTGTCAAAAATTGTTCGAAATTACGCACAAAGCTAACATTGCTTCTTGCAGGCATGGCAACAAGACAGGCTTTACGATTTACTTACTTGAGGAGGGTCTCAGTGACCTTGGACGGGCGAGCAATGACGAACTTGCTCTTGGTCCGCTGCGTCAGGAACGGGTAGAACAGGGTGCTGAACGCGTAGTACCAGAACGGCACGTTGATCAAGATCTGCAGGTTAAATCATACAAAGAAAACATATTAAATCACACGCGTCGGCCAAGAATTCTGAGAAGAAATTTCTTTTGATGATCGGTACTCACGTTTCTTGCGACGAGCTCGGGGTAGTTGTCCTGGAACAGGTCGAGCACCTGCTTGACGGCGACGCGGAAGTCCTTCTTGGCCGGTCCCGGCGAGTTCTTGAGGTCCGTCACCTGCAGCAGCGACGCGGCCCCGCCGGGCTTGAAGTCCAGCTCGGCGACGTGGCTCTCCATGGCGCGCACCCGCCAGCGGAGGAACCGCGCCTTGCCTTCCTCGGAGCCGAGCGCCTTCTTGTACACGGCGTCGTCGGTGAACACGCCCATCGCGTTGTAGCACACCGGGTGGCCCTCGCGGTCGGCGCCGTCGAGGTAGCACGCGCCCGCGAGCTCCTCCGggaggtcggcgtcggcgccggcgctgaAGCCGGGCCAGTCCCTGCGCCAGCGGAGGGTGCGGCGGAGCATCTCGAACGCGGCGCCGGCCTTGAAGTCGCGCGCGCGGAGGAACTTGAGGAGCACGACGTCGGTGGCCTCGTCGCCCTTGCTCGGGAGCAGCGGCACGCCCCACAGGGCGATGTCCttgtcgacgacgacggccgccgccggtttctcctcctccgccgccgcagccgcaacCTTCTCGCCCTCGCCGGCTTCCTtcttctcggcctcctccttcttgccttcctcctcttccgccTCCTTCTCAGCCTCTTCCTtgctttcctcctcctcttgcttGCCCTCGGCTTCAGCCTCCTTCttgccgccctcctcctcctccttctcctcggCTTCGGGCTCATTCttcacttcctcctcctctttcttctcctcAGGCGCCTTCTCAGCCTTCTTCTTGgcgtcctccttctccttcaccTCCGGCTTGCCGTCGTCGAACAGCTTGCCCTCAACGATGGCGGCCTCGACCTTGTCGCGGAGCTCGGCGAGCGCCTTCCGCTCGCTCTCCTTGAGGTCATCGAGGAAGTTGCTCTCCTCCCTGAACGACGCGTTCTTGGACACCGCAACCGCCTCCTTGGCGCTCACCTCcttcgccggcgccaccgcctctcCGCGGTTCCCTGACACAGCCTCCACGGCCATGGCGCTCACAGTCACAACACGCAACACCGAGCACAATAACTCGGCAGGAAGCAGGTGCGCAGATCCCCCAGCAATcaatggaggcggcggcggcggcgatgaggagagagagagagagttgagtggagaggggaggagagggaagaaACGGCTATATAGTGAGGGAGGCAACGGCGCAACGGCTACGGCGGGGGCGACCAATGGGGTGGCGACAGGTAGGCGGGTAGAGAGGGAGGGAGCCGTTGGGTCGGTCCGTTGGGCTCGTGGGGCCCGTGGGCTGCGCCAGGCGGGTGTTGGCTTTGCTTTTGCGGTGGTGCACGTCCAGCCCCCCAACCCAACCTGCCAACGGCTAGCTTGTTATAGCTTGCTTTGTTTACTAGTGGCTACAAAAGCTAAAGAAGATAGCAGAGAACAGAGATGGCCTGTGCTGTGCTGCAGCTGTGATGGCATATGCAAGGCTGTTCTCCCCTTTTTTGGGGGGCCTGATTGCTAATCTGACAGCTTGGTCTTTGACTGGACAGCTATGCAGCTCAAGACAAAGTCATGTTCACAACTTCATAGTGCTGTGTTATTAGGATTTAGTGTGCAATCATGCAGGATTTACAAGCTGGCCAAGGCAAGGTGGTCTGGCACTCTGGCTTGGCAAAGAACAAGAACACATTGCCCACACCACACAGCTGCAACAGATGTAGGTTACAGGTACAAATGTACAGAGCAAAGCTACTGACCAGGTGGTGCCTATGTGGCATGCCCTTCCTGGTTGCTAAGTTTTTGCCCTCATGTGCAGCTGGTTGCCAAGCACTGACAGCCAAAATGACAAGGAAAGAGCAGAATCCACAATTATAATCAATGCAAAGGGGGTAAAGGACCAAATGATTTGAGATTTTGGAAGCATTCGTTCATGGTTGCAGCTTCCACACAGCACAGGCAGGGGCCAATCCAGTTCCAAAACAGGTTGACGGGGGAGGTGGCCAATTTAAAATGCTCGGCACATGGTTGATAGATTGCATTGCATGTGTCCGGTCGAAGAAACGAACACCTGATTTCACAATTCTGGCACATTAAATATAGGTTCCCAGGTCACTAGGTCAGGTGTATAGAAGTGTGAACAGATATCAATTGATGCCCTTCCAACTGCTACAATTTTTGTAAAGGCCTACATGATAACCCAGCTGCTCATTGTGCTAGCTTCTGGTGTGGCAATTAATTACATAAGCTTACTATACACCACCCCGCCAATTTCTTGTATCCATCCGAATGAGGTTAGCCTCCAACCCCATTTGCAGCAGGAACAGTAGGCACTTGAGGTTTCCAACCCCATATCACAGAAGAACTAGAGATAAGTACGCTATGTATGAGGTGAACAGTGAACCTAGCTGCAACAGGCCATCCCCAGAAACAATGGTGCCATCTCACTTGCGCCAATTGACACAAGTAGAGAAAAACACCCAAGAACATGTCCATTTCTTCTGAGCCATTGAAACCCGAGCAAACTGAATTCAGGATTAAGGATTGTGCCAGGCAGTTAGTCTTCAGCAGAAGGCCGACCTAAAAGAGAGAGTCTAGACCAGAAACCGAGTCATCTTCAGCCACATGCGGAACTGGCATCTCATATGCCACATTGTCCTTCGTACTCTTTCCATAACTGTTTTTTCGCGTTGCGGTTTGTGCTGTTGCTGCCGTTGCGGCTGCTATGGTGGCTTTACCAGCATCCCTGAATTGACCAGTAACCCTGTAGGAAAAAATGTTAAATTTGGCGATTCGCTGAGCCATGTAGTTTGATGACTTGATAAAGACAATCCATGCTCAAGAAACTTCAACATCAAAAATAAAGGACACACCGGTCATATGTCAAGAAAGCATCTCCTATTTGTCCAATCACTTTGTTCCGCACCTTCCTCACACAAACCTACAATAACAACCCAGATAATAGAACAGAGAGTTAGGAACATCATTAAATCTCAACAGAAATAAAACAAATACAGAATTAGATTGAAGCAAGGATAAGCAAATGTAACCTGCACGACATCAAGAGGGCCTGCATTTTTATCCCTGTTTCTGTGGATCACAATTCCATTATCACATTTGTTTATGAAATGTGCACTTCCACTTATGTCATACATATTTGGTGGGCCTCCATTCCAGTTATGGAGCTAGCAGAGAACATGAACTCCAAATAAGACCTCATTGGATGTCAACAAAACTGATAACTGATTATGTACAGTTTGATTACCTGTCTAGGATGAGCAACAAACCATACATGACATGAATGGTGTTGAGCAAAGCGCTTAATCTTGGTAAGAATCTGGCTGACGTACTCTGTCTCTGTTCTGTTAATGACACAATAATGTGACTTGCCAGCATATATAAATACTAACAAAGCTACAATAAGCTTATTGGGGAAAAGATATTTTATAACACACATGAATAACAATTATCAACAAATCTGTAAATGGCCATCATGCTTCAGAGAGGTAAAGTAATGCTTACTGGTTTGAGGGGCGCTGATGGTCAAGTTCGTTGTAAGGGTCAATCACAAGACCACGCACTCCATGTCTTAGAACTGCAGCTTTCGCAAGGTCAAGAACCCAATTAATAGATGGAAGGCTATCATCTTCACACCTGTAACAAGAAACATTTAAATATGAAGACACGTACCATCTTTCAAGAGAAGCATATGATTGGAGAGAAGGTACATTCCAGCAAATTAAGAGAAACTCAAGAAAGTGGCAGATCTACTATCAAATTTGATAAATACCGGATAAGATGAAAAGTTTCATTCAACCATTGTTTTCCTGCTTCAAATTCATCAGGAGTCATTCGCTCTGCAGACCCACCATACCTGCAGTAACAAAAACAAAAAGTGCTTAACCAACTCAAAATAATCATCTTAACCAAACAAACACAATGAAAGTACCAATGATCCTCTAACAGAGATAATTAATGAGATAAACTTTAGGGACACTAATGCAGACAACTTACCTAGCATCAAAGAATGGTTTCTTAATGCGCTTCTCTAAGAGTTTCCTAGCATGCTCCCTGACCTAAACACCAAAAGCTCCGTTATTTGAAAGCGTCCAATGAGATTAGTTAGCTGACATCAAATACTAACAATGGCTTGCCTTGTTTTCCATTGAGCACAGAACAAATTTCCACCCACTTTCTTGGTTTATATTGCACAACAACGCATCAATCCACTCACTTTTACCAGAATTTGGTACTCCTGTTACTACAGTCAACTCCCCAGGCACAACCTGAAAAGGGCAAAACAATAGGACAATGTGACACATTGCTGGTAATGAATGGCAAACTGCAATTACATCCCCCATATGCTCCATGGCAGTGTAGGCCATCTATTCTGTGCTCACTAACCATGCAATGCAAGTCATATTGTTCAGGTGATATTAATGGGCCATAAACAAAAGGATGACGGACTTCTCTCATTGAATTTTAGCcagataaaaaaaatcaacttctACAGGTTCAATAAAGCAAACAGATTGCCAAATTCAACTTCAGTCAGCGAAGGAAACCTTCTGTGATgaaataaacaaaatattgtACTCTTAAAATAAAGAAGAAAGCAAACTTCTGCTTGAGAACCAACCTTCAACATAAAGAATAAGGAATATTGAAATGCAACTAAAAGTTACCTTGTAAAGGTCATCCATAGATTTCCATCCAGTATGAATACCAAGCTCATCCCCATGGGTTCCAAGATAGTAATTATCAATCTCAGGGAAGAAATCTTTGAATGCAAAAAGGCCTCTTATAGGATACAGTTCCGCGTCTTCTATAACCTTTCTCAATGCTTGCGGACCTAAAAACATCAGTACCTGTAGGTCAAAAGACGTGTTACATAATGACAAAAGGCATCAGAGCCAAGTTTCAGATACTGATTCATGAACACGTGAAATGAACCCATGTGTTCCATAACAATTAACAAACCTCATTTGCATCTTTGCAAGTATCTGTCTCATTCTTCTTTGGCCACTTAACTCTCCAACATCTGATTGCATCAAATgaattagaaaaaagaaaatgaaaaaaaaatgttgcataaTTTTTCACAAAGGTTAACGCTTGCTGATGCACAAACCTTTCTTTACCAAGTCGACGAGCAAGTTCTTCAGCCAGAGCCTGGCCTGGAGGATCAGCATCGGTGGCAAGTATTATCCTAGATGTCTATTCCCATGTGCCAGAACAAAGTCAGCAAAGTGATACCTGTGTGCTTCAGAAAATAAGTTTATACATGATTGAATTCTGAAGAAAACTCTCACCGAGTCAAGATAGTCTTTGCAGTTCCACAGATATTGATACTTCTTATCCTAGCTTTACAGAGAATGTATGCAGACGTTAGGTCACAGATTGTCGATAGAGATTTACTTTTAGCAATACCAGAAAATAGTTCTAACCTGCTCTTTGTCTGGGATTTTACTGGATACTTTTGGTGGTGCACCATCAGGCACGCTAACACAATTACGATAGCCAGCTTCATCCATCGACAGCTTGTCAATTTCACCCTCAACCTGAAatgccaaacaaaaaaaaattgcaaacatGGAATCAAATGGGTTGAATAAATTTTCTGGGCAAATTTAACTGTAAATCCAATGGGAGATCATGAGCATACAATGATAATATCTTGTGCACGCTTTATATCATCCAGACCATAAAAAATTTTCTCCGTGTTTGCCTCCTGACACATAGGAAAAATGCATATTGATAATAATATAGCAAAACTAATACATTGCAAAGAGGAAGAGGACCACAAACCTGTGAAAATTTCTTATCAACTTCCCTGTATttgcagccaacaacaacacCATCACGTCTGTAGGTGAAAGCAATGGATATCTGCAAATGGGGGAACATGCTTATAAATTATAATCTTATTACAACAGCTGATGCGACCAAACTACAACTGCCACAGCAGTAGAGCTATACCTTATTTTTCCATTTACGTTGCATTACTTTATTCCTTCGAAGTGTTTCCGCGGATATCCTTCTCTCAGAAAAGTACGTTACAAGCTGCCAAAGCATTTTGTAGATACAAATGATTTCATTAGTATACATCAAAtcaaaagtaaaagaaaaaatagcatCTGGTTTTTAGTTTTACTTTCATGGTTTACAAAACACCAATTCTGTCATATATAAGTAGCAATCGTTAATTACCTCATCGCAAAGTGGCTCAAGATTGAGGTCCTCTTCGCTGATTTTTCTGTAAACCTTTTTTGCTGCCTTGTTAGCTTCGACCTCTTGATCCGTTTCACTTTCTATGTCACCTTTCGCTTGGGATACCTTGGGAACTCCATCAGGCTAGATAgatagagagggagagagaaggaatGACATCAAGATGGTTTCTtaattcatttttttcattcttttgGTGTACGCACCTGGATAAAACCTCTCCACCCACATGTCGATCTAAAACAAGTCCATGTTGCGTTCGTACTGATGAAATAACATAGAATGAAGATCAGGAGAGAGGCAGCCCCTGAAGCATATAGCTGAAGAAACAACTCTAACCAATAAAATCATATATTCAGATGTGATATGTGACAACTCACCCATCCATTCGGATGTAGACACTGAGGCTCAACTCCTCATTAGATCCACCATTGCACTGGCGAACATAAGGAAAGTTATACATCATCATTTTTGCTAGATAGCTCAATATCAAAAACACAATGGATCACTAAAAAGAAATTATACATCCATGTTGCGTCCAGGTTAACATGTTATCTTGAATCTAAACAATTTCAATGTGTGATTTAGCGATGGTCACTTCTCGGGAACAATTTATTACCATCCTTCGTATCTTAAATCAGATAAGATTTGGAAAGCCAAAATCcccctaaaaataaaaatattcatGTGGCTAGTGCAACAAAACGCTATCCTAACTAAGGACAACCTGATTCGACGAAACTGGCATGGTGATGTGAAATGTTCCTTTTTCTCTGAAAATGAATCTGTTAATCACTTGTTCTTTGAATGCTCTATGGCTAAATTTGTTTGTGAGTTTGGTTGCCTTTGTTGTTGGGGCGACCTGCAGACCAGGTTCCTTTGATCAGTTCTGGGTTTGGGCTGACAGATCTATGCCTGGAGGCAACCGTTTTCATATGGTTGGTCTAGCCGGGATATGTTGGGCAATATGGCGATCTAGAAACTctgtttgttttgaaaagaaACTAGTAAGATCTCCTATTGAGATCATCTGCTTAGCttcatcttttattttcttttgggCAGAGTTACAACAGGAGGGAGACAGAGAGGCTCTGGAGGCCGGAGCTGAAGCACTCAAGTCGGTGGCGCTGAGCTTCCACCCACAGGAGGCTCCAACGGCGGACACGGGTGTGGTCTTGCTGCAGTAAAAAGATGTCATAGAGGAAGATGTGAGGCAAAAGTTGAGTTCAATTCAGTTATCTTGCCAATAGAGTAGTTATGTCCAATCTTCAGATATATGTCGtatgtcatctgaattttgTTGCCTTATCATGTGAGCTGAGAAAGGAAGACTAAAATGTAATAAGGCTTAGTGCTATATTTATCTTAAGGGGTTTGGTTTCAGCTGGGTGGCTTAGCCCTTGGGTTGCTGAGCATTCTTTTAAGACATGTACTGACTTTGTAATTTCGTTGCTTGTTCAAGTAATGAAATCAGGGCAGTGCCCGTAATGGAAAAGATTGCTTAGTTTTAAAGCTATGTATAATTCATAAAAAGGAAGTCAAATGGAAGCAGTGCAGTAAGGTTGTAAAAGAAACCACATGCATCCTACCTTGGGGCACATCATGCGCTGAAAATTTCCAAGCCTCCACTGCTTGGGATTAATACCTTCACTTTTCAACTTCTGAACGAGCTGCCCAAGTCTCTCCTCAGATGCAGCCTTGTAGTTGTTCTCCGAATGAACTGTTATGTCGAACAGACATCACAAAGATTAAAAACCAAATAGGAATCTGCATCCAGTTGTTATGAGTTATAACCAGAATGAAAATAATTACACTGTCAAAAGGTACTAGCAGCTTAAGTAGACGATGTGATCACCTAAACTACTGGAACAGTGAAATTTGGCAGCATAGCCAGTGCGGTGTACCACCAATTAACTTAACACCCAACTCCACTTAACTTACAGTTCTAAGAACATTTAAAATCAAGGTTCACTGTTCACTGAGTTGCTCTGCTATAATTCCAATGCCAACTAGTGACATTACCAGAAGCATTTTTCAAGTGTGAGCTCTCTAGGGGACACAAGAACACAGCACGCCATAGCTATCTAGAGGTCAAAGATATTACAATAGGCAACAAATTGGTATATCAAACGTGCAAATTAGCATAGTTTCCCGGGTGCTCATCTCCCAATCCAAAGGAGCAACAGACCCACTTCAAACTTTCAGAGCAACGAGTGTTCCAGAGCAGCACAGCGCATATTACC
It includes:
- the LOC101767324 gene encoding patellin-4 — translated: MAVEAVSGNRGEAVAPAKEVSAKEAVAVSKNASFREESNFLDDLKESERKALAELRDKVEAAIVEGKLFDDGKPEVKEKEDAKKKAEKAPEEKKEEEEVKNEPEAEEKEEEEGGKKEAEAEGKQEEEESKEEAEKEAEEEEGKKEEAEKKEAGEGEKVAAAAAEEEKPAAAVVVDKDIALWGVPLLPSKGDEATDVVLLKFLRARDFKAGAAFEMLRRTLRWRRDWPGFSAGADADLPEELAGACYLDGADREGHPVCYNAMGVFTDDAVYKKALGSEEGKARFLRWRVRAMESHVAELDFKPGGAASLLQVTDLKNSPGPAKKDFRVAVKQVLDLFQDNYPELVARNILINVPFWYYAFSTLFYPFLTQRTKSKFVIARPSKVTETLLKYIPIEAIPVKYGGLKRDSDTEFSADDSEVTELTVKGSSTETIEIEATEADATLTWDLTVLGWEVNYKEEFVPADEGSYTIIVRKGKKMGAGEEAVRNSFRAGEPGKVVLTVENTSHKKKKVLFRYKAKSPCAKKC
- the LOC101767722 gene encoding twinkle homolog protein, chloroplastic/mitochondrial isoform X2, whose protein sequence is MPPRLSLHSLLLMAASASSSAAAAGGDSGLLLAARRRLPVAAAAAAAGGHRIRLLHSFAGGRVTRRLEVACCVRSAPGARPAGPVTVRSRNVHSENNYKAASEERLGQLVQKLKSEGINPKQWRLGNFQRMMCPKCNGGSNEELSLSVYIRMDGTNATWTCFRSTCGWRGFIQPDGVPKVSQAKGDIESETDQEVEANKAAKKVYRKISEEDLNLEPLCDELVTYFSERRISAETLRRNKVMQRKWKNKISIAFTYRRDGVVVGCKYREVDKKFSQEANTEKIFYGLDDIKRAQDIIIVEGEIDKLSMDEAGYRNCVSVPDGAPPKVSSKIPDKEQDKKYQYLWNCKDYLDSTSRIILATDADPPGQALAEELARRLGKERCWRVKWPKKNETDTCKDANEVLMFLGPQALRKVIEDAELYPIRGLFAFKDFFPEIDNYYLGTHGDELGIHTGWKSMDDLYKVVPGELTVVTGVPNSGKSEWIDALLCNINQESGWKFVLCSMENKVREHARKLLEKRIKKPFFDARYGGSAERMTPDEFEAGKQWCEDDSLPSINWVLDLAKAAVLRHGVRGLVIDPYNELDHQRPSNQTETEYVSQILTKIKRFAQHHSCHVWFVAHPRQLHNWNGGPPNMYDISGSAHFINKCDNGIVIHRNRDKNAGPLDVVQVCVRKVRNKVIGQIGDAFLTYDRVTGQFRDAGKATIAAATAATAQTATRKNSYGKSTKDNVAYEMPVPHVAEDDSVSGLDSLF
- the LOC101767722 gene encoding twinkle homolog protein, chloroplastic/mitochondrial isoform X1 yields the protein MPPRLSLHSLLLMAASASSSAAAAGGDSGLLLAARRRLPVAAAAAAAGGHRIRLLHSFAGGRVTRRLEVACCVRSAPGARPAGPVTVRSRNVHSENNYKAASEERLGQLVQKLKSEGINPKQWRLGNFQRMMCPKCNGGSNEELSLSVYIRMDGTNATWTCFRSTCGWRGFIQPDGVPKVSQAKGDIESETDQEVEANKAAKKVYRKISEEDLNLEPLCDELVTYFSERRISAETLRRNKVMQRKWKNKISIAFTYRRDGVVVGCKYREVDKKFSQEANTEKIFYGLDDIKRAQDIIIVEGEIDKLSMDEAGYRNCVSVPDGAPPKVSSKIPDKEQDKKYQYLWNCKDYLDSTSRIILATDADPPGQALAEELARRLGKERCWRVKWPKKNETDTCKDANEVLMFLGPQALRKVIEDAELYPIRGLFAFKDFFPEIDNYYLGTHGDELGIHTGWKSMDDLYKVVPGELTVVTGVPNSGKSEWIDALLCNINQESGWKFVLCSMENKVREHARKLLEKRIKKPFFDARYGGSAERMTPDEFEAGKQWLNETFHLIRCEDDSLPSINWVLDLAKAAVLRHGVRGLVIDPYNELDHQRPSNQTETEYVSQILTKIKRFAQHHSCHVWFVAHPRQLHNWNGGPPNMYDISGSAHFINKCDNGIVIHRNRDKNAGPLDVVQVCVRKVRNKVIGQIGDAFLTYDRVTGQFRDAGKATIAAATAATAQTATRKNSYGKSTKDNVAYEMPVPHVAEDDSVSGLDSLF